Genomic window (Pseudomonas sp. L5B5):
ACAGTGACCCCAGCGTGTGGGGCGATAACGCCTGGTATTTCACGCCCAAGGGCTTGTTCATCAAGGCCCTCTTTCCGCGGGTACAGCGCGCGTGCGACGGACCGGAGTGGGCCGTGCTGCCGTACTCGGTGATCAGGAAACACCCTGGCGCCATGGTCCTGGAACTGCCCCAGCGCTGAAAGCTGCAGTCCGTCCTGGGGTTACTTTGCCTCCAGCCCCGGGGCCTCGCGGATCACGAAATGATCCAGGTTCTCGATATTGGCGCTGAACACCCCGAAGCTCGCGTCGGGGTGTTTCTTGCTCGGCACCTGCTTGAAGACAGGCGTCACGCCGTAGAAAAAACAGTACAGCTCGCGCTGGCTGTCGATGGCGAGCTTGATCTCTTCCAGAAAGGCTTTGCGCTTGCGGTAGTTGTCGACCAGTTTCTTGCTCAGGTAGACGTTGACTGAATAGGGTTTCTTCTTGCCCTCATCTCCTTCCTTGAACCAGACCTTCTGGGCGAAATCGATGCGAAAACTCTGGGTGTAGTCCTTGATCTGCTTGATCTTGCCCCAGTAGATCAACCCGTTGTTGTCCTGCAGGTACTCGATCTTCTTGAAGAACGAGGCATAGGACGCCGTGTGTTCACCAATCTTCAACGGCATGCGCTTGAGCAGGTCCTGATCGTCGATATTCGACACGAAGCATTCCACCGGATGGGCGAAGACACTGGTCTTGTCCGGAACGCCGTCGTGCTCGGCGCGGGGCTGAACGGTCTTGACGGCGCTGGCTGGCTGCAGGGTTGCGGGGTTGTCCGGCGAAGTGACCGGAGCCACTGGCTGGCGCACGTATTCACGACGGGTCAGCAGCAACTCCGAAGGGAAATGTTCCTCGCGATCGTTGTCGGTCGCCGCGTTGTCGGGGTTGCCCACCGTCCTGCTGGCCGCGTAGGGGCAGCCTTCTGCATGCCGGGTGCCGGGCAGGTTCTTGAAGTGCGGCGTGCGGATGTAGTTGAGGTTCTTGGCATTGAAGGTGCCCAACTGGTTGCTGGCCTCGAACGCAGTGCGGCATTCGTCGTTGGGGCATTGGAAGCGTTCCCTGGCCGAGTCGAAATCCATGGTTTCATCGAAGTTCAGGTCCCGCACGTCATAGATCGACAGCTTGTCGTCGAGGCTGATGCAGTAGGCGGTGGCGAATTTCATGGGAGCCTGGATCCTTGGGCGGGGGAGGAGACTTTATAGCGTTAGCTCCGCAAGCCTGCACCTGTTCTTTGCAGGCCAGGGCCCTGCCAATGGGAGGGGCCGCGACAGCGTCTTCCCCCGTGTCCGGCAGCCATCGCTGATTCCTCGCACAGGCCTTTGGTGACTAGAGGGAAGGGTGCAGGCCGCCATCCATGTCGATGACGGCACCGGTTACGTAGCTGGCTCGGGAGCTGGCCAGGAACAGGGCGACATCGGCGATCTCCGCAGGTGTTGCCAGCCGTCCGATGGGCAGCGCCGCTTCCTTGGCCTCGAGCACCGCCTGGAGGCTCGTGTGGTTGCGTTCCGCCTCGAAGGCCAGGGTCTGTTCCGTGCGGGTGGTCAGGGTCAGGCCGGGGTTGATGGCGTTGATGCGGATGGCATGTGCCGCATGGGCGTTGGCCAGGCCGGCATTGAGGAACAGCAGGGCTGCGTTGGCCAGGCCGCCGGCCAGGTGGTTCGCCATGACGTGGCGGCCGCCGATGCCGATGATGTTGACGATCGCCTTGTCGTCCCGCGACCCGTGGGTGCGCTGGTGGGTAAAGGACTGCAAAGCCTGGTGCTGCATGTTCAGGTAAGGATCGAACTTGGCCTGCAGGGCTTCGTGGAAGTTGGCCGGCTCCAGTGTCTCGAGGGGGTATTTTTTCGCCGCGCCTGCGCAGTTGACCAGGATATCCAGCGGTCCGAATTCACCTTCAAGGCTGGCCATGGCCTGCTCGCACCCTGTGGTCGATCCCAGGTCCTGGGCATGCACGATCACCGGTAAGCCACGTTGGGCGAATTCGGCCTGGGCGGCCGTGAGGTTGGCAGGGTCGCGGGAGATGATCGCGACTTGTGCACCCTCTGCCGCGAAGGCGATGGCGCATGCCAGCCCTATGCCCTTGCTGCCACCGGTGACGATCACGCGCTTGCCATGCAGATGCAGGTCCATTGCTCACTCCGTTTGCTGTTTGCCGTGTTCCAGTTCGTTCAGGTATTCATCGACTTCATTGGCCAGCCAGCTGGAGAAAACCCGCTGCTTGATCTCCGAGCGCTCCCGGTTGGGCAGCACCAGCCAGTACGGGTAGGGGTAGGGAGCCGTGACCTTCGAAAGCTGGACCAGTTCGCCGCGCTTGATTGCGTCGTGCACCAGGCTGCGGCGCTCCAGCGCGATGCCCTGACCCAGGCGAACGGCCTGCAGCACCAGGTTGGAATCATTGCTGCAGAGGCCGATGCGCGGGACATCCAGGTCCAGCCCGGCGGCCTGGCACCAGGGTTGCCATGACTCCATGTTGAAGATGATGTTGCTGCTGATGATTTCTTCAGGGGTCTGGGGCATGACCCCGCCATTGAAGTGCGGAGCGGCGACCACCAGGGTCTCGTCATGAAAGAGCAGCTGCTGCTCCAGCCCGTCCCAGTCGCCCTTGCCCATGCGAATCCCGACGTCCACCGATTCCCGGGTCAGGTTCGAGACTGCGAGGCTAGCCTGCAGCCGGATGCTGATGTGTGGTTGCAATTGCTGGAAACGCGGCAAGCGTGGCAGCAGCCAGCTGAAGCCGAACGAAGGCAGGACGGCCACCACCAGCTCCGTGGATTTGGGCTGGGTCTTGATCAGCCGAGTGGCTTCGGCGATTCCGCTCAATGATTCACGGATCTGCAAGGCGTACAACCGCCCGTCCTCGCTGACCCGCAGGCCCCGTCCCTCTCGCACGAACAGGGTGACGCCGATCATCTCTTCCAGCACTTTGATCTGCTGGCTGATGGCCGAATGGGTGACATGCAGTTCCTTGGCGGCGGCGGTGACGCTGCCCAGCCTTGCAACCGACTCGAAACTGCGCAGGCAGGTGATAGGGGGAATACTCGACATGTAATTTATTCTTACGCGTTATGGTAAAAAATATCGATATATAACTGTGGAGGTTCTCACTAGTGTAAGGACTAGTAAAGTCTTGGACGGCAAGAGGACTAGTGCCATGGACAATGCATGGAGGGGGCGACACACCCCGACGGACAGCCCCGACGGCGATGATCAGCAGTGGCTGCACGTTTCATTGGCCAGGGCGCAGCTGCTTTCGGTACGTTTCGCCCACGATATCTACACTCGAGCAGTGAGCGGCCGGCATTGGATCAGCACCGAGGGCATCGACTTCTCGATTGGCCCCGGCGAACGGGTGAAACTGTCGGCCGGGCTGGCCTTGATCGACGGAGAGGGCGAGCTGCAACTGGCGTCGGCCGAGGTCGACGAGCCACGTTCTTCGTCTGTGCGTTCATGGCGGCTGGCCCAGCTGTTCAAGCGTCGCACGGCGGCGCTAGAGATCAATATCAACTAAGGAGAGTGATGGATGAAACTCATTGGCATGCTGGATTCACCTTATGTGCGCCGGGTGGCCATTTCCCTGGATCTGCTGGGAATCAAGTTCGAACATGACCCGTTGTCGGTGTTCAGCACCTTCGAGGCGTTTTCCCGGATCAACCCCGTGGTCAAGGCGCCAACCCTGGTGCTCGATGATGGTTCCGTCCTGCTGGATTCGACGCTGATCATCGATTATTTCGAGACCTTGAGCGCACCCGCCAGCAAGCTGCTGCCGCAGCAACCGCAAGCCTTGGCCCAGGCCTTGCGTACGCTGGGGCTGGCGCTGGCGGCCTGCGAGAAAACCGTGCAGATCGTCTATGAACACAATCTTCGTCCGGCAGAAAAACTCCACCAACCCTGGATCGAGCGTGTCACCCGGCAATTGCTGGCCGCTTGTGGCGAGCTGGACAAACAACTGGCGGCGCAACCGGCGCAAGGCGAGCGGCCTGACCAGGCTGGCGTCACCAGTGCCGTGGCCTGGTCGTTCATGCAGCTGATGCTGCCCGACGTGGTCAAGGCCGATGACTTCCCGGCCCTCAAGTCCCATGCGGCTCGCCTGGAACAGACCGAACTGTTCAAGCGCTACCCCATCGCCTGAACCCGGGCGCGGTTCGAGCCTGGCTCGACCGCGCCGATTTCCCCTGCCGCCATCCCCTGGCTTTTGCGAGCCGTTGCCATGTACACACTTTATTTCGCGCCGACGGCCAATGGTCACAAGATCCTGATCATGCTGGAGGCGCTGGGCGTGCCTTACCGGATTCACCGGATCAACCTGGCGCTGGGCGAGCAACACCAGCCGGACTTCGCCCGCTTGACGCCCCACGGCAAGATCCCGCTGCTGGTCGACCACGAGCAGGCGTTGAACCTGCCCGAGTCCGCAGCCATCCTCCAGTACCTGGCGGAAACTCACTCACGCTTCCTGCCGTCAGCCGGTGCCGAGCGCTATGGGGTACTGCACTGGCTGGCCTGGCAGGTCAGCAGCCTGGGACCGATGGCCGGGCAGCATTATCACTTCATTCACCAGGGGCTCGAGGGCAACCAGTACGCCAGATCGCGCTACCAGGACCAGACCCTTCATCTGTTCAACACCGTGGAGAAGGCCTTGACCGGGTGCGACTACGTTGCCGGGGCCTATTCGATTGCCGACATGGCCATCTATCCCTGGCTGCGCATCCATGGGCAATTGCAGGTGGATATCCGGGCGCTGCCCAATGTGACTGGCTACCTGCAGCGCATGGCGGCCCGCGCCGAAGTCCTGGCGGCCTATGCCAAGGGAGCGGCGCTGGCAGCGCCACCCCCGGTGCAGGTTCAGGCGGGTATGGCAGCCGGTTGAGCCGTGGCATAGCGACCACCGTGGAAAATCAGCGGATCGCCCTGGGCGTGGCTGAAATCGAGCACCTCGCCAAGGAATATCCAGTGGTCGCCACCGTCGAGCTGACGGTACTTCAGGCATTCGAACTGGGCGATCGCCCCGTGAATCAGCGGCATGTTGTGCTTGCCCAGGGCAAAGCCGACGCTGTGGAACTTGTCGGGCATCGGCTTGGCAAAACGATCGCTGACCTCCCGCTGCCCCTCTGAAAGCACATTGATGGCGAAGCTGTCGGCGACCTGGAAGGCCTCCGCGCTCCAGGACTCCTTGCGCAGGCTCCACAGCACCAGCGCCGGCTCCAGGGACACCGAATTGAAGCTGTTGACCGTCAGGCCGGTCGGCTGGCCCTGGGGGTCCAGGGTCGTCACGATGCAGATGCCCGTGGCGAACTGACCGTAGGCGTTGCGCAGGGCGCGTTTGTCCGTAGCGATGCTGTTCATCGTTGCTTCCTTCTCAAACGAATGATGAAACGCTCGTGATGTCTCCCAGGCATTGGCCCAGGATCGACAAGCCGTCGGCCAGGGTCTGGGTGTCGATGGTCAATGGCATCAGGAAACGAATGACGTTGTGGCGCGGACCGCAGGCCAGCAGCAGCAACCCACGTTGCTGGGCCAGCCTGACCAGCAAGCGGGTGAGGTCGGTGGCCGGCACGCTCTGCCGGGCATCGTCGAACAGCTCCAGCGCCACCATGGCCCCGAGGCCGCGGATTCGGCAATGGACGCCCA
Coding sequences:
- a CDS encoding flavin reductase family protein; translation: MNSIATDKRALRNAYGQFATGICIVTTLDPQGQPTGLTVNSFNSVSLEPALVLWSLRKESWSAEAFQVADSFAINVLSEGQREVSDRFAKPMPDKFHSVGFALGKHNMPLIHGAIAQFECLKYRQLDGGDHWIFLGEVLDFSHAQGDPLIFHGGRYATAQPAAIPA
- a CDS encoding glutathione S-transferase yields the protein MKLIGMLDSPYVRRVAISLDLLGIKFEHDPLSVFSTFEAFSRINPVVKAPTLVLDDGSVLLDSTLIIDYFETLSAPASKLLPQQPQALAQALRTLGLALAACEKTVQIVYEHNLRPAEKLHQPWIERVTRQLLAACGELDKQLAAQPAQGERPDQAGVTSAVAWSFMQLMLPDVVKADDFPALKSHAARLEQTELFKRYPIA
- a CDS encoding SDR family NAD(P)-dependent oxidoreductase produces the protein MDLHLHGKRVIVTGGSKGIGLACAIAFAAEGAQVAIISRDPANLTAAQAEFAQRGLPVIVHAQDLGSTTGCEQAMASLEGEFGPLDILVNCAGAAKKYPLETLEPANFHEALQAKFDPYLNMQHQALQSFTHQRTHGSRDDKAIVNIIGIGGRHVMANHLAGGLANAALLFLNAGLANAHAAHAIRINAINPGLTLTTRTEQTLAFEAERNHTSLQAVLEAKEAALPIGRLATPAEIADVALFLASSRASYVTGAVIDMDGGLHPSL
- a CDS encoding LysR substrate-binding domain-containing protein is translated as MSSIPPITCLRSFESVARLGSVTAAAKELHVTHSAISQQIKVLEEMIGVTLFVREGRGLRVSEDGRLYALQIRESLSGIAEATRLIKTQPKSTELVVAVLPSFGFSWLLPRLPRFQQLQPHISIRLQASLAVSNLTRESVDVGIRMGKGDWDGLEQQLLFHDETLVVAAPHFNGGVMPQTPEEIISSNIIFNMESWQPWCQAAGLDLDVPRIGLCSNDSNLVLQAVRLGQGIALERRSLVHDAIKRGELVQLSKVTAPYPYPYWLVLPNRERSEIKQRVFSSWLANEVDEYLNELEHGKQQTE
- a CDS encoding glutathione S-transferase family protein yields the protein MYTLYFAPTANGHKILIMLEALGVPYRIHRINLALGEQHQPDFARLTPHGKIPLLVDHEQALNLPESAAILQYLAETHSRFLPSAGAERYGVLHWLAWQVSSLGPMAGQHYHFIHQGLEGNQYARSRYQDQTLHLFNTVEKALTGCDYVAGAYSIADMAIYPWLRIHGQLQVDIRALPNVTGYLQRMAARAEVLAAYAKGAALAAPPPVQVQAGMAAG